One window from the genome of Anolis sagrei isolate rAnoSag1 chromosome 4, rAnoSag1.mat, whole genome shotgun sequence encodes:
- the PCMTD1 gene encoding protein-L-isoaspartate O-methyltransferase domain-containing protein 1, whose protein sequence is MGGAVSAGEDNDDLIDNLKEAQYIRTERVEQAFRAIDRGDYYLEGYRDNAYKDLAWKHGNIHLSAPCIYSEVMEALKLQPGLSFLNLGSGTGYLSTMVGLILGPFGINHGIELHPDVVEYAKERLESFIKCSDSFDKFEFCEPAFAVGNCLQIASDSHQYDRIYCGAGVQKDHENYMKILLKIGGILVMPIEDQLTQILRTGQNTWESKNILAVSFAPLVQPSKSDTSKNDTVGLPPCSVRNLQDLARIYIRRTLRNYINEEMQAKGIAQKPPPKRKRRRCRRRRINTYVFVGNQLIPQPLDSEEDEKMEEDNKEEDDKEHTEALKPEEPPRNLLREKIMSLPLPESLKAYLTYYREK, encoded by the exons ATGGGAGGAGCTGTCAGTgcaggagaagacaatgatgactTAATTGATAACTTGAAAGAAGCACAGTATATACGCACCGAGAGAGTGGAACAAGCCTTCAGAGCTATTGACCGTGGTGACTATTATCTGGAAGGATATAGGGACAATGCATATAAAGACTTGGCTTGGAAGCATGGAAATATACATTTATCAGCACCTTGCATTTATTCTGAAGTTATGGAAGCATTGAAACTTCAGCCAGGATTGTCTTTTCTTAATCTTGGTAGTGGAACCGGATATTTAAGCACAATGGTGGGATTAATATTAG GGCCTTTTGGAATAAATCATGGAATTGAACTTCATCCAGATGTGGTAGAATATGCCAAGGAAAGGCTGGAGAGCTTCATAAAATGTAGTGATAGTTTTGATAA ATTTGAATTTTGTGAACCTGCCTTTGCAGTTGGCAACTGCTTACAAATAGCATCAGACAGCCATCAGTACGATCGGATTTACTGCGGAGCTGGTGTACAAAAAGACCATGAGAACTATATGAAAATCTTACTGAAAATTGGAGGCATTCTTGTTATGCCTATAGAAGATCAG CTCACCCAAATCCTGAGAACTGGACAGAATACGTGGGAAAGCAAAAATATCCTTGCTGTTTCATTTGCTCCACTTGTGCAGCCAAGCAAGAGTGATACTAGCAAAAATGATACTGTTGGTCTAC caCCTTGTTCTGTTAGGAATCTACAAGATTTGGCACGGATCTACATTAGACGCACTCTTAGGAATTATATAAATGAAGAAATGCAAGCCAAGGGTATAGCTCAAAAGCCTCCACCAAAACGTAAACGCAGAAGGTGCCGTAGGCGCAGAATTAATACCTATGTGTTTGTAGGCAATCAGCTCATTCCTCAGCCTCTAGATAGTGAAGAAGatgaaaagatggaagaagaCAACAAAGAAGAGGATGATAAAGAACACACTGAAGCCTTGAAGCCAGAAGAACCCCCACGAAATCTATTGAGAGAAAAAATTATGAGTCTTCCTCTTCCTGAATCGCTGAAAGCCTACTTGACATATTACAGAGAAAAGTAA